From a single Vitis vinifera cultivar Pinot Noir 40024 chromosome 18, ASM3070453v1 genomic region:
- the LOC100255680 gene encoding uncharacterized ATP-dependent helicase C29A10.10c isoform X2, protein MGSRGRPLFDLNEPPAEDEEENDGVFSFQPQKALPSLNSHTPDLFSTSSGLQLVSSPADAQAVEREEGEWSDDESSANVYGSSSMQEQSVSGSGKAQAMSEQMDYHASSVAAETLSCDIKVFESTKEENNSHASVTLDPDTHDQRSNSSRNSEGNGKGDVGPMDGQEEPGLVPKLKEVKGVEASFAVKCANNPGKKHKLDQHKEAMLGKKRTRQTVFLNLEDVKQAGPMKTSTPRRQNFPAPITTRIVKEIRSVPPPAERIGEKQNHSMIKDQKQVDLSSNEGGGGNLVESNEPKSESNNDMNSGLLGRPRRLNSANDISAEVHPPTIPRQSSWKPTDSRQFKNSQFSGRKPSMINQSESKLVNKKHPPAKMQTTVSSQYQDTSVERLIREVTNEKFWHHPEETELQCVPGRFESVEEYIRVFEPLLFEECRAQLYSTWEELTETVSRDLHAMVRIKSIERRERGWYDVIVLPANECKWTFKEGDVAILSAPRPGSVRSKRNNTSSIEDDEEAEISGRVAGTVRRHNPIDTRDPVGAILHFYVGDSYDPNSKVDDHILRKLHPKGIWYLTVLGSLATTQREYIALHAFRRLNLQMQTAILHPSPEHFPKYEEQPPAMPECFTPNFVEYLHKTFNGPQLAAIQWAAMHTAAGTSSGVTKRQDPWPFTLVQGPPGTGKTHTVWGMLNVIHLVQYQHYYTALLKKVAPESYKQTNESTSDNVSMGSIDEVLQSMDQNLFRTLPKLCPKPRMLVCAPSNAATDELLARVLDRGFIDGEMKVYRPDVARVGVDSQTRAAQAVSVERRTEQLLVKNRDEILGWMHQLKVRDAQLFQQMLCLQRELNAAAAAVRSQGSVGVDPDVLVARDQNRDTLLQNLAAVVESRDKILVEMNRLVILESRFRSGSNFNLEEARANLEASFANEAEIVFTTVSSSGRKLFSRLTHGFDMVVIDEAAQASEVAVLPPLSLGAARCVLVGDPQQLPATVISKAAGTLLYSRSLFERFQQAGCPTMLLSVQYRMHPHIRDFPSRYFYQGRLTDSESVTNLPDEAYYKDPLLRPYVFYDITHGRESHRGGSVSYQNIHEAQICLRLYEHLQKTLKSLGMGKISVGIITPYKLQLKCLQREFDDVLSSEEGKDLYINTVDAFQGQERDVIIMSCVRASSHGVGFVADIRRMNVALTRARRALWVMGNANALMQSDDWAALISDARARSCYLDMDSLPKEFLVPKGPTYGPLSGKVSSNMRGLRSAGPRHRQLDMHVESKSGTPSEDDEKSNASLISRNGNYRPLKPTMENSLDDFDQSADKSRDAWQYGIQKKQSSAGVVAKRDS, encoded by the exons ATGGGTTCTCGAGGAAGACCACTATTTGATCTTAATGAACCCCCTgcagaagatgaagaagagaaTGATGGTGTCTTTAGCTTCCAGCCTCAGAAGGCACTTCCTTCCTTAAATTCCCATACTCCTGACTTGTTTTCTACATCATCAG GACTGCAGCTAGTTTCGAGTCCTGCAGATGCTCAAGCTGTTGAAAGAGAAGAAGGGGAATGGTCTGATGATGAAAGCTCAGCTAATGTATATGGAAGCAGTAGTATGCAAGAGCAGTCAGTTAGTGGATCTGGTAAAGCTCAAGCAATGTCTGAGCAGATGGATTACCATGCTTCTAGTGTGGCTGCAGAGACACTTTCTTGTGatataaaagtttttgaaaGTACCAAGGAGGAAAATAATAGTCATGCCTCTGTAACGTTGGATCCAGACACACATGATCAGAGAAGTAACAGTAGCAGAAATTCAGAAGGCAATGGTAAAGGTGATGTGGGTCCCATGGATGGTCAGGAAGAACCTGGTTTAGTACCAAAACTGAAAGAAGTTAAGGGAGTTGAAGCAAGCTTTGCTGTGAAATGTGCAAATAATCCTGGAAAAAAGCATAAGCTTGACCAACACAAAGAAGCGATGCTTGGGAAAAAAAGAACCAGGCAGACTGTGTTTCTTAATTTGGAAGATGTCAAGCAAGCTGGCCCTATGAAAACTTCCACTCCAAGAAGACAAAACTTTCCAGCACCTATTACAACACGAATTGTTAAAGAAATTCGTTCTGTTCCTCCACCTGCTGAACGCATTGGAGAAAAGCAGAATCATTCCATGATTAAAGATCAGAAACAAGTGGATTTATCATCTAatgaaggaggaggaggaaatCTTGTAGAATCTAATGAACCTAAATCTGAAAGTAACAATGATATGAATTCTGGACTTCTAGGTAGACCTAGGAGGCTAAATAGTGCTAATGATATTTCTGCAGAGGTGCACCCACCAACAATTCCAAGACAGAGTTCATGGAAGCCCACAGATTCAAGGCAATTTAAGAATTCACAGTTTTCTGGCAGGAAGCCATCTATGATCAATCAAAGTGAATCAAAATTGGTAAACAAAAAACATCCTCCTGCCAAAATGCAAACTACAGTGAGCTCACAATATCAAGATACTTCAGTGGAACGCCTTATACGGGAGGTGACAAATGAAAAGTTTTGGCATCACCCAG AGGAGACTGAGCTCCAATGTGTTCCTGGTCGGTTTGAATCTGTAGAAGAATATATTAGAGTGTTTGAGCCTTTGCTTTTTGAGGAATGCCGAGCACAACTCTATAGCACCTGGGAGGAGTTAACTGAAACAGTTTCAAGAGATCTACATGCAATGGTCCGGATAAAAAGCATTGAAAGGCGAGAAAGAG GATGGTATGATGTGATAGTCCTTCCAGCAAATGAATGCAAGTGGACATTTAAAGAGGGTGATGTTGCAATTCTTTCGGCTCCCAGGCCTGGATCAG TTAGATCCAAGAGGAATAACACATCTTCaattgaagatgatgaagaggCGGAGATCAGTGGACGTGTGGCTGGTACTGTCAGACGACACAATCCAATTGACACTCGTGATCCTGTGGGTGCAATCCTCCATTTTTATGTTGGGGATTCATATGATCCTAACAG CAAGGTTGATGATCATATTCTAAGGAAACTTCATCCCAAGGGTATCTGGTATTTAACAGTGCTTGGTTCTCTTGCAACCACCCAGCGGGAGTACATTGCTCTTCATGCATTTCGTCGTCTCAATTTACAG ATGCAAACTGCTATCCTTCATCCAAGTCCAGAACACTTCCCAAAATATGAAGAGCAGCCCCCTGCCATGCCTGAATGCTTCACACCGAACTTTGTTGAATATTTACACAAAACCTTCAATGGTCCCCAGCTAGCAGCAATTCAATGGGCTGCCATGCATACGGCTGCTGGCACAAGTAGTGGGGTGACAAAGAGGCAAGACCCATGGCCATTTACTCTAGTTCAAGGGCCTCCAGGGACAGGCAAGACACACACAGTCTGGGGAATGCTAAATGTCATCCATCTTGTTCAGTATCAGCACTACTACACTGCTCTGCTTAAGAAAGTAGCACCTGAAAGTTATAAGCAAACTAATGAGAGCACTTCTGACAATGTCTCTATGGGATCCATTGATGAAGTTCTCCAGAGCATGGATCAAAACCTCTTCCGCACTCTTCCAAAACTTTGCCCAAAACCTAGAATGCTTGTTTGTGCTCCCTCTAATGCTGCAACTGATGAGCTGCTGGCACGTGTTCTTGATCGTGGATTTATTGATGGTGAGATGAAAGTTTATCGTCCTGATGTGGCCCGAGTTGGAGTTGATTCACAAACACGGGCTGCTCAGGCAGTTTCTGTTGAGCGTAGAACTGAGCAGCTTTTGGTTAAGAACCGTGATGAAATTCTTGGATGGATGCACCAGTTAAAAGTTCGTGATGCACAGTTGTTTCAGCAGATGCTTTGTCTTCAAAGAGAGCTCAATGCTGCAGCAGCTGCTGTTCGTTCGCAGGGGTCTGTTGGAGTTGACCCTGATGTTCTTGTGGCTCGAGACCAAAACCGAGACACATTGCTTCAAAACCTTGCAGCAGTGGTTGAAAGCAGGGATAAGATTCTGGTTGAAATGAACCGCCTGGTCATTTTAGAAAGCAGGTTCCGTTCTGGAagcaatttcaatttggaagaaGCCCGTGCAAATCTTGAAGCAAGTTTTGCCAATGAGGCTGAGATTGTTTTCACTACTGTCTCAAGTAGCGGCCGTAAATTGTTTTCTAGGCTTACTCATGGCTTTGATATGGTTGTTATTGATGAGGCCGCCCAAGCCAGTGAAGTAGCAGTTCTACCTCCCCTTTCTCTTGGTGCAGCACGTTGTGTTCTTGTTGGGGATCCTCAGCAGCTGCCTGCAACAGTAATCAGCAAAGCCGCTGGAACATTGTTATACAGTAGAAGCCTCTTTGAAAGGTTCCAGCAAGCAGGCTGCCCGACAATGTTGTTATCTGTGCAGTACAGGATGCACCCTCATATTCGGGATTTCCCATCAAGGTACTTTTACCAAGGACGTCTTACTGACAGTGAAAGTGTTACTAATTTACCTGATGAGGCATACTACAAGGATCCTTTACTTAGACCTTATGTGTTCTATGATATTACACATGGACGGGAGTCACACAGAGGTGGATCTGTCTCCTATCAGAACATACATGAAGCACAAATATGTCTCCGTTTGTATGAGCATCTCCAGAAAACTTTGAAGTCTTTGGGTATGGGAAAAATTTCTGTTGGCATAATCACACCATACAAGCTGCAGCTGAAATGCCTACAACGGGAATTTGATGATGTTTTAAGTTCTGAAGAAGGGAAGGATTTGTATATCAATACTGTTGATGCTTTCCAAGGGCAGGAACGTGATGTCATTATTATGTCCTGTGTCCGTGCCTCTAGTCACGGGGTGGGCTTTGTAGCTGATATACGCCGAATGAATGTTGCTCTCACTCGTGCAAGAAGGGCACTATGG GTTATGGGGAATGCTAATGCGCTGATGCAGTCTGATGACTGGGCAGCATTGATTTCTGATGCCAGAGCCAGGAGTTGCTATTTGGATATGGACTCTCTTCCCAAGGAGTTTCTTGTACCAAAGGGACCTACTTATGGCCCATTATCAGGTAAGGTTTCCTCTAATATGAGGGGTTTGAGGTCTGCTGGGCCAAGACATAGGCAGTTGGATATGCACGTGGAGTCCAAGTCAGGAACTCCGTCAGAAGATGATGAGAAGTCGAATGCATCATTAATTTCTAGGAATGGGAATTATCGGCCCTTAAAGCCAACAATGGAGAATTCCTTGGATGACTTTGATCAGTCAGCTGATAAATCCCGGGATGCTTGGCAGTATGGCATTCAAAAGAAGCAAAGTTCTGCTGGGGTTGTAGCAAAGAGAGATTCATAG